In Enoplosus armatus isolate fEnoArm2 chromosome 16, fEnoArm2.hap1, whole genome shotgun sequence, the genomic window TTCAGTGTAGGGCTAAAATACTTCCCTTAATTCTTCAAAAGTGAGAGGAGAGCAATATTTGCTtattgaaagagaaagagagtaatCCCTCAAACatgtcatttctctctctcaccccccaaaaaagtatTCCCCTTCCCTCCCAAAACACTTTCAGACTGacatcaattaatctgccaattattttcttgattcattgattaattattttatctataaaatattAGAgaccaaggtgacgtcttcaagtTACAACCATatatagaaaacagagaaaagcagcaaatcctcacggtagagaagctggaatcaaagaatttgggggatttttgcttgaaaaatgactccaaCAGTTAACGGTCAAAGATATAATAAACAAGGACAAGCaagaaaaagacaggagaaaaaaggaacaacaaacaagacaaaaagtgaTGCACCAAGCGACCCACCTACAGACGCTCTGCTGGTGGTGCCAGTTAACCTTTAGTCTTCGGAGTTGCATTGACATAATGTTTCGGTCTGTTGCGTAATAACAAGTGCTTCTCAGATTGACTCTCCTACCTTGACGCCTTCCTCTTACCTGTCAATCATACACCTGCTGCCCCGGTAACCAAACACAATAATACCAGCAGACTGTACGCACACGTACATAAACTGAGTTTCCCCCGTAATAATTGTGTCATGTAAGGTGAGGGTTTTGAGAAATGGTTGTTAGGTCAAGTGAAGTGTTCCCTGAGAGaggtcagtctctctctctctctctctctctctctctctcacacacacatacacacacagatgcctgCAGGAGCTATagtttaatgtgaaaacagtctctgtgtttttttgtctttctccaaGTGTTTTCTTGGCGATTGCTGTCTTGCTGcccgtttctctctctctcagactttTGTCCTTATAAGCTGAAGTTAGCATGGCACAAGCATGCCGTATGACTCACACCGCTTCTCACAGTCTCGCTGCACTGCCAGTCAAATTCTTTCCAATTACTGATGCTTTGATTAACTCACAAGTGcacagacagactcacacacacacacacgtctgggCCAATATCTTTTCCATTTAATGATGCTTGATTGATAATATTACCGGTCAAACCTGTTAATGAAAAGTGTAACATGTCTGACTTTTAATGATGTTTCGGAACTCTGTCAAACTTTGATTGGTGTCTGGAGCTGCTATGGGAACATGATTTGATTGGCCTGGGAAGTTTGAGTCAGTCTTATCTGCTGCTTTTGGATGACAAATGGGCTAATGATGCTATAAACCTTAATGTGGCAACAAAAATAGACTGTTTACTCAGCATTTCTTGCTCCTGCAGCTTGTAAGCGTTGTGCACTGaccacatttttaatttggtCCATGGAAAGCGTATTATATTAAGTCCCTAATGTTATGATTGTTCTATATGAAGTTAAGGCTTTTGTATGGGAACATCTATTCCTAATGTGCCACAGTGTGATAATATTGTGCCACAGGCTGCAACTGCTGATACTGCAGCACATCTGAGCCATGAGGCGTGTTCCTTGACTGATGTCATGCTGTAATAATATTTGAATAAGCAACAAATCAGGCGGTGACCGTCATGTTAcccatatacatatataaaccAGAGCTGCAGCTTTTACGTGGGAAATCTCACTCACTTCACCTTTATCAGTAGTGTAATCAAtggtggaagtattcagatgCTTTACTTATGTAAAGGTACTAATGCATTAATATTACAATactcattacaagtaaaagtcctacacttaagtaaaagtacagaagtattattgGCAAAAATGTACtcagcaaaagtaaaagtacttgtctTAGCAGAAAAATGCCTCTGTGACGGATATGTTATTATAAATGACAATATTAGATTGTTGCTGATGCATCTGTGtgagagcagcattttactgttgtagctggttgagatGGAGCTAGTTTTCACTACTTTACGTACTGTTAGGTATGTtagttcagtggttcccaacctgtggGTCGGGCCCCCTACAAatggtcacaagataaatctgaggggttgtgagacGATTACTGCgagatgaaagaagaaaaacaatcacTAAGTTAAATATTGGATTATTTCACCTCTTTGGCCCTCAAACAATTATTTAAGTGAAACcatcacagacatctgaaacatgacgaGGAGACCCAACTACATGCTGCTTTTTTGTcagaggtcacaagccaaaaagattGTAGCCTATCATGTGAattcttaatctgaaaagtaagtaGTAACAAAAGTTACATTAcatatagaatataaaatacatatagtGGGGTAAAAAGTACCATATtgtcctctgaaatgtagtggggAAGAAGTAAAATTGAATAagcaagtacctcaaaactgtaattactttgagtgagtgtgtgagttaatatctatctatctatctatctatctatctatctatctatctatctatctatctctatctatctatctatctatctatctatctatctatctatctatctatctatctatctatctatctatctatctatctatctatctatctatctatctatctatctatctatctatctatctatctgtctgtctgtctgtctgtctgtctgtctgtctgtctgtctgtctgtctgtctgtctgtctgtctgtctgtctgtctgtctgtctgtctattgattattgattgatttgtaGGACCACGGTGTGTAATGTTGTGGGCAGTGCACTGAAAGCAGTGGACGTAAGAACAGAAAATGCCACAGAGGACGGCGCCCACACGGACGCCTTCTGCATCAAAGACAAAGgtcagtaaacacacaaacgcagatATATGCACTCATAATTTTTAAACCCGTACATGAAGTTGTGAGTAGTGATCAGGATATGAATGGATGAGCTTTGTGTGTACTGAATGTGCGTATTTGCGTGTAGTTTCCTGAGGTATTTCCTGAGGTGTGAAAGAGGCTGTGTTCCTGCGCTCCTTCCATCTACACCTCGACTTTCAACACTCTCCatcctgcagctgtgtgtgtctgtgctcacCACCTCTATGTTTTAACTCATATCTGTTGTTATATAGCAATCTTTCAGGCTTCTCATGAATATCTGAGcgtgtggtgtgtatgtgatgATAAAACTTGATCCATGAATGTACATATACCACACATCTATTCCTCTCACATGGATCTGAAAGGGGAGGGGACCAGGTAGTAGTTGGTTTTGGATCAGACTATTATTGGACACCACCCAGAAGAGATCGCTAGTCTTTCCTCATAAAACAGTAGAGCTACTGTGGCTGTTTATATGCTACACACCCCAAGGCTGGAACACACTCTGCTGTGGGAAAAATGCACAGTACAGATCCACTTAAAGCGGTGGATCACCGTCAGGGTTGTGGTTGGATGTGTATGGTGCCATGACCGCCCCATTATCAGGGCAATgcacaataaatgtaatttgaaaaTGACGTTAAAGTAAATTAAGTCACTTCTGTTGTataaaaattgttttaaatggtcatatttttgtattcatgactccatttactgtaagtgttgtatactttacattacaacaGACAGTTCAAtgatatttaatgtgtttttgtactttgttgATGTTGGTTTTAAACCCTTTCagcacaaaatgatgaaaaatcaACTTGTAGACTTGAAATTTTCATGAGGTAGCTATAATCAATCACAGTGCACATGGGACCttcctttattttctataaaatTACTTTATTGTAGACAAAACAATCACGCTGCAAGGTCCATTTAGTCACGGCTCTGGAGCTTTTAATTGTATCACAAGATCtttggagtttgcccagttgtcgTGATATTAATGATAATTTGGTGCTACCATGTTCTGGTGGGAAACTGCCCTGCAGAGTCAGCTGCAAAGTCGGACGTAGGCTCCCTAGGTTAAGTAAGATTCAAATCAGCCATTGAACTGATACCATTGTCTGcatggaaggaaggaaaatgcatcaaaagatttgttttggaaaatggttggcagtaatgtaaaatacatgGATATGTAAATGGTCTAAATGGGCTCATTAACAGTAATGCTACTTAAATTGAGTAGTTTTACTTACAAATATTAGACCTTCATTCTGGAAAATAAACACttgattttcattgtttaatgtcacaataaaacagcagctgaatgtattattaaaaggtttttattttggaaagaaaataagttaactgaaaatgtaaagatatattgtgtgtgtagcATTTTTTAGTCAATCAACGTGTTATTATTAGTCAAATAAACTGTGTTGTCTTGGTATAATTACCATGAATAATAAGACCAGAGTCAAGACAATATGTAGCCTTTATCTCATCCCAGTGGCATTGTTAGTGGTTGTGTTTGTCAAAATTGCATCCACATTTTCTATAAACCCCATTGCTCCCTGTCCCTTGAGACGTTCTTATCTCTTTCTGTTTACAAATGGGATAGTGATGCTGTAAAGCTGGATAATAGTAATGAGTCACGTTTCATTAACCACACTGTGTAGTATTAAGTAGGGATTGCATCGTCATTATCTAATAGTTTGTTCATCAATTCAAAACATTTATCTTCCACTTTgtatgttgaatgtttttttttagattacatgcatctctgtgtttgttgttgacagGTGTGCCGTGTGGTGACCCTCCATCCTTTCCTAATGCCCGTCTACAGGGGCACTCTGGGTATGAGATGGGAGATGAGCTGCTGTACAAATGTGTGCCACGTTATGTAATGCCCAGTGGACACAGTGCCTTCAGCCTGCTGTGCGACAGCTGTGGAGAGTGGTATGGACTGGTGGAGATATGTGTCAAAGGTAAGACGGTGTTTAAACTGTTTATGTtggagagaaatggaaagaggcagaaagagaaagaaaaagcccCCCCTTTTCTCATCCTCTTCAAAGCTTTGAGCTTTGACCCAGACAGGAGACCACTCTGAGGTCAAACTCCTCACTTCTTGCTTGTTAGCCCCCATTGTTATTATTTGGCCAGTGCTTGATTCCTGGCTTTTGGAAAACAGAGTCTCAGTTGTGAGTTGGGatgaaaatggctgccatgaCACCTCAGTGCGACATGCCATAGTGTGGCCCAGTTCATAGCTGAGGGAGAAGGGGGCAAGACTTGTCTATGAAGGCAGAAGGCCAGGCCTGTGTCCATGGTTAGCTAACAGAGTCCTAGTCATGTTTGTGCTCTACAGCAGTTGTTCCTGAACTGTCCCTAGATAAATCTGAGGGCTCACAAGATGATACATTTCTGTTacacaaaattatttttacctttttcttacttttacCAAGTAAAGCAGGTATAACCTGTGATAAAGGGCAACAAGTAGACATTGCtttactttaaaggaatagtttgtcattttgggaaatatgtttatttgctttctttctgagttAGATtggaagattgataccactcccgctggagccagcagccaattagtgtagcttagcataaagactggaaatagggggaaactgctagcctggttctgtccaaaggaaacaaaatcctcctaccagcacctctaaagctcactaataaacacattatatctaGTTTgtacaatctgtacaaaaactaaAGTGTAAAACCAAAATGTTGCAGTGTTAGGTGcgagactatttcttggctggaaGAAGTGACTTCCAGAAGTCTCTGCTGTTTGGACAACTGGACAACTGGAAAGTAATTGCTATCGGTCTGGAAAAaatgagctttagaagtgctggtaaGCTGATTCTTCAGATTTAGCGTACAGGCAtaagagtgatatcaatcttctcatctgactctctgaaagaaagcaaataaacatactCCCCAAAAATTTCAAACTATTCCTAAAAGGGGGGATAATCCAAACGTTTGGGAACCGCTGCTCTAAATAACTTCCACACTGTCATCTGACTCTAAAAATTGTCTTTGAAGTGTCaatgcaaatgcatttttttcagttGACTTGTATGATCATGAATGTTGAGATTTGATGTAGCTTGTACCTGATCAAGTCAATGTGTGCTGGCTGTGTTCCTGCAGATGATACTGAAGGTCACATAGACTACGAAGACAAGTTCACAGATTCCTATGGAGAGGCAGAGCGCCACAACAAAAGACCAGAGGAGGCTCATGGTGAGGTGTACGAGGAGGTGCATGGAGCTGCATACCCAGAGGGGAAAATGAGTCAGGAGCAGCAAGAGACAAGCTTCAGTGTTGAAGCGGAGGAGGAGCATCAAGACCAACATCAAGAGCATGAAGTGGAAGGAGAGGTGATTGGTAGAGAATTTGAAGGAGCTgtagaaggaggagaaagaaacaatGAACGGGCTGTTGAGGACTTTATAGGCCATCCGAGgtgggagcaggagaggaaggaggtggtCACAACTGAtgcagctgcagccacagaagcacctgtctctctcctctcccagaaACACCTCTTCTGGTTCCCCTCTGAGGCCTTCCAGGAAGAGGGACATCCTCTCTCCACCAATCCAGTCACACAGACTACCCAGAGGGCCTCAGGCGCCCAATCAGAGGAGAGCAAAGAGCACGAGAGCCATGAAAGGCACCACCACCAGCGTCCAGTTGATGTTGATGACCATGATCATGAGCCAGACAGCTATGATGATCATGACGCAGATGACCACGATGATCATGACACAGATGACCAAGATGATCATGATAATGGTAACCATGACGACCTGGATGCCCATGACGACAGCCACCACAATGATCGAGATGACCATGACAGTCACCAGGAGGAAGATGACCATCATGATCATGTGGAACACTACATTCCAGCTCAGCATGATGATCTGGATAGACGGGACCGCcatgatgatcatgatgatcATAATGACCATGACGACCATGATGACCATTATGACATGGGTGAACATGAAGAGGGCCGTGATCGTGTTCGCTACGGCAGCCAGGACTACGATGACAGAGATGATACTTACGATGAACGTGAAAGCTACGAAGATCATGACGATGTGACAGACGATCATGTTGATCGAGAACACCCTGATGGCTCAGAGGAACATCCAGACCGTGATGACCATGATGACCATGAGGAGCATTATGACCTGGATGAGGACGATAACGATCGTTACTCTGATCATGATGATCACGAACACGATGACCGTGACAGCTATGACAATCATGATAGCCATGAAGATGTCGATGCCAGCCATCAGCATGTAATCTTTTCTATAGCAACAGATGAACGTCAGAACGTCACTCagaaggcagcaggaggaaagGCCACCACAGATGAGACCTGGCTGGATGGCTACCCTATCGTTctagaagaaacaaaaaatgatgacTCCACAGCAGGAAGGGTAAGACCAGAggatagagagagggggacagttGTCAGGACAACAGACAGACCTAATGAGGTGGATATTCGTAGACCCGTCCCTTACACCAGCTTACCAGAGGTGCCCGAGTCTCCCACCACGGAGCCTGCCTTAGAACAAGGGGGAGTGGAGGAGATGTGGCCTGGATTCATCCCCACCACTGCTCCCTCCCCTGACCGCTCACAGCCCTCAGACTCCCCCTCATACTCAGACACCCTGGACTACGACACGCAACAGGCAGCTCCCACCCACTCCTGGCTGGATGACCACACTGAGCACCCTTTCCTCGACCCAGCTCCAACGGTGCACGACGGTGACATCCTCACCGGAGTGACGGAGGAGCACACTGTGCACAATCTGCCCGGTGAGACCGGTGAGAGGggtgagatggagggagagatgggggagaCAATCTGTACAGGTGAGAACTGCCCTCCCCGTCCTCCGAGCACCTCCAGCCGAGGTCCCACGGTGGCAGCCATaattgtgttggtgtgtgcagTTGCCACGGCAGTCATCGTCGGGGTGTGGTGCTACCGACGGCAACAGCAGAAGAGCTCAATGTACGAGATGAATGGGAAGGGCCAAAGTCAGACCAGACAAGGCCAACAGATAGAGATGCAGCAAAAAGTGTAAGAGCGAGAGATGAGTAAAGAGGGACactgacagaggacagagacattTCGGAGGGATGGGAAGATTTAGATGAATTTGAGAGGAAAGCACAGCCTCTCATCTAGCTAGAAAATACTGCATAATTGAAGATTTTGGGTAGGTATGAACAGATGAGTTTAGTTACAGCCCTGTTTTGAAGAGCAAAACCTTAACTAACAGTAAGAACTGATGCTAGTGTAGCCTGCGTGAAACAAGATAGAAGCAGTTCTGACTGTCACTCTTATTGATTTTAAGGAATTTTACCCATCTTTGTTATACCTACCCATTATTTTCAAAGCTCTGACATCTAGCTGGACAGGTGGAGGGGCTGTGTCTGGACAGGACTCAACTCCAGGAACTGAAAAAGGAGATGACCATGTAGGAAAACCACAAG contains:
- the susd5 gene encoding midasin; this encodes MLDRCKQIVLSLLSGCLACLVVASVVNADGRVFVLDLRNSSGLQGFRDAERACASRHARLASSEELRYAVVECFFSPCTRGWLYGGAVGTTVCNVVGSALKAVDVRTENATEDGAHTDAFCIKDKGVPCGDPPSFPNARLQGHSGYEMGDELLYKCVPRYVMPSGHSAFSLLCDSCGEWYGLVEICVKDDTEGHIDYEDKFTDSYGEAERHNKRPEEAHGEVYEEVHGAAYPEGKMSQEQQETSFSVEAEEEHQDQHQEHEVEGEVIGREFEGAVEGGERNNERAVEDFIGHPRWEQERKEVVTTDAAAATEAPVSLLSQKHLFWFPSEAFQEEGHPLSTNPVTQTTQRASGAQSEESKEHESHERHHHQRPVDVDDHDHEPDSYDDHDADDHDDHDTDDQDDHDNGNHDDLDAHDDSHHNDRDDHDSHQEEDDHHDHVEHYIPAQHDDLDRRDRHDDHDDHNDHDDHDDHYDMGEHEEGRDRVRYGSQDYDDRDDTYDERESYEDHDDVTDDHVDREHPDGSEEHPDRDDHDDHEEHYDLDEDDNDRYSDHDDHEHDDRDSYDNHDSHEDVDASHQHVIFSIATDERQNVTQKAAGGKATTDETWLDGYPIVLEETKNDDSTAGRVRPEDRERGTVVRTTDRPNEVDIRRPVPYTSLPEVPESPTTEPALEQGGVEEMWPGFIPTTAPSPDRSQPSDSPSYSDTLDYDTQQAAPTHSWLDDHTEHPFLDPAPTVHDGDILTGVTEEHTVHNLPGETGERGEMEGEMGETICTGENCPPRPPSTSSRGPTVAAIIVLVCAVATAVIVGVWCYRRQQQKSSMYEMNGKGQSQTRQGQQIEMQQKV